The Dokdonia donghaensis DSW-1 DNA window AGACCTAGGTAAACCTCAAGGAGAACGCAATAGAGCAATGCTAGAGACACTCTATTCTTGCGGGCTACGTGTGACAGAGCTTATCTCTCTTAAGCTTTCTGATCTATACTTTGAAGAAGGTTTTATAAACGTTGTAGGTAAAGGAGATAAGCAACGTTTTGTCCCTATAAGCGAGCATACCCAGAAGTATATTAATATCTATCGTAATGAACTGCGCAATCACTTAGATGTAAAACCAGAGCACGTAGATATTTTATTTTTAAATAGACGTGGGAGACAGCTCACCAGAGCAATGATTTTTACCATTATTAAAGATCTTGCGGTCAAGGCGGGTATAAAGAAAAATATAAGTCCGCATACGTTTAGACACAGCTTTGCTACGCACTTGTTACAAAATGGCGCCGACTTAAGAAGTATACAACAAATGCTAGGTCACGAGAGTATCACCACCACAGAAATCTATATGCACGTAGACCGTAATGACCTCGCCCGTGAGATGGCAAAATTTCACCCACGTGGTAAAGAATAACTAGACTTAGCAGTTATATGATATGAAAGAGGTTTTATTACGCTTTCGCGAAAGCGTACTTACCACTAGTCTACAAGCATAAGTTCTTCTTGTCGTCCAGAGACGTATCTAAAACCGTCTTCACCCCAAAAGCCTGCTTCTTCTAGCATAATACGTATGTCTTTATTCCACTCTGGTATTTTTACCGTCGTATTAAGCTCTATGGCGTAGCCCGTATTTTCATAAAGCGGGTAATCACCAGTACCGGGCACACCACCTTGAGAATCCCACATACCTATAGTAGGCCCCGCAGCGTGACCATACATCCCTAGTGGATGTGTATAAATAGATGGTC harbors:
- the xerD gene encoding site-specific tyrosine recombinase XerD, yielding MKWETAITNYKNYLRIERSLSDNTIDNYARDLKKLTRYLEQLDKPIDPLQITREDLQEFIYTIAKEVQARSQARVISGLKGFFNYLVFEDYRTDNPIDLIESPKIGRKLPDTLSEEEIDALIDAIDLGKPQGERNRAMLETLYSCGLRVTELISLKLSDLYFEEGFINVVGKGDKQRFVPISEHTQKYINIYRNELRNHLDVKPEHVDILFLNRRGRQLTRAMIFTIIKDLAVKAGIKKNISPHTFRHSFATHLLQNGADLRSIQQMLGHESITTTEIYMHVDRNDLAREMAKFHPRGKE